Proteins from one Microbacterium sufflavum genomic window:
- a CDS encoding LacI family DNA-binding transcriptional regulator, which yields MSKAATVYDVAAHAGVSIATVSRVLRSPDAVRPATRERVLDAVTALGYVPSGSARGLAERRTGVLGLYFPGFDAAEDAPALDVLSSAGAAAPPFTVVEDEGEPGAPATSMLFLDEVLRGAELEAWKQGFVLMVGVGRDDPDRSTVRDMAGRVDGLMVLASSVPDDVLARLARRIPVVVLSGPPRGDDYDHVTVSNAEAMGELTRHVLAQVGEGAVAFLAGPADSPDAEQRREGVVAAVAASGRATEELRLLRGDFTRASGRRAAEELLRDGAPPSAVIAANDQMALGVVDVLHRAGVRVPDDVLVTGFDGIDAAALSVPPLTTIRQPMIELGRAAVQVLARRLEEPEAPPAVVRLPLQILLRESSARPA from the coding sequence GTGAGCAAGGCCGCGACCGTGTACGACGTCGCCGCGCACGCGGGCGTCTCGATCGCCACCGTGTCGCGGGTGCTGCGGTCGCCCGATGCCGTACGACCGGCGACCCGCGAGCGGGTGCTCGATGCGGTCACGGCTCTCGGCTACGTCCCGAGCGGAAGCGCGCGCGGGCTGGCCGAGCGCCGGACGGGCGTGCTGGGCCTGTACTTCCCGGGGTTCGACGCGGCGGAGGACGCCCCCGCGCTCGACGTCCTGTCGAGTGCGGGAGCCGCGGCCCCGCCGTTCACGGTGGTGGAGGACGAGGGCGAGCCCGGCGCCCCCGCCACCTCGATGCTGTTCCTGGACGAGGTGCTGCGCGGGGCCGAGCTGGAGGCGTGGAAGCAGGGCTTCGTGCTGATGGTGGGCGTGGGGCGCGACGACCCCGACCGGTCGACCGTGCGGGACATGGCCGGTCGTGTCGACGGGCTCATGGTGCTCGCGAGCAGCGTGCCGGACGACGTGCTGGCGCGGCTCGCGCGCCGCATCCCGGTCGTGGTCCTGTCCGGTCCGCCGCGCGGCGACGACTACGACCACGTCACGGTCAGCAACGCCGAGGCGATGGGCGAGCTCACGCGGCACGTTCTCGCGCAGGTCGGGGAGGGTGCGGTCGCGTTCCTCGCGGGTCCCGCGGACTCGCCCGACGCGGAGCAGCGGCGCGAGGGCGTGGTGGCGGCCGTGGCGGCGTCGGGCCGGGCGACCGAGGAGCTGCGGCTGCTGCGCGGCGACTTCACGCGGGCGTCGGGGCGGCGCGCGGCCGAGGAGCTGCTGCGCGACGGCGCACCCCCGTCCGCGGTGATCGCGGCGAACGACCAGATGGCGCTGGGGGTCGTCGACGTGCTGCACCGCGCGGGCGTGCGCGTGCCCGACGACGTGCTCGTGACCGGGTTCGACGGCATCGATGCCGCCGCCCTCTCCGTCCCCCCGCTGACGACGATCCGGCAGCCGATGATCGAGCTGGGCCGCGCCGCGGTGCAGGTGCTGGCGCGCCGGCTGGAGGAGCCGGAGGCCCCGCCCGCGGTGGTGCGGCTGCCGTTGCAGATCCTCCTGCGGGAGAGCTCCGCGCGACCCGCCTGA